Genomic window (Ruminococcus flavefaciens AE3010):
CTGCTGTCCACAGAAGATTCGCGCTGATCGCCGAGTATGAATATCTTGTCCTCGGGTACCTGATACGGAAATTCGATCTCACATCTTCCGAGCTCCTTTTTTTCCACATATGGTTCATCAAGAAGCTCTCCGTTGACATAGACATTTCCGTCGCTGTCCATGTCTATTACATCCCCTGAAAGTCCGACAACGCGTTTAAGAAGAGACTTGTTTTGCCACGAAACGCAGCACATCTGACCATACGATACATTATCCGACTTTATCAGTATGAGGACATCCCCCTCTTTTAAAGTCGGCTCCATGCTGCTTCCCGCAACCTGTACAACAGGAAAAAATAAAGTTGATACAAGCACTGCAAATGCTGCAACAACAATAAGAATAGATACTGTGCTGAAAAGCGTGCTCCTAAATTTTTTTCTGTATCTTATATTTTTCAGTTCGTTCTCCACCTGCTCAACAGATGGCATAGACTCTGTTATTTTTATCTTTGCCCGCATAATAATCGTTCCCTTAATATTTATTATCATTGTTTACGGAGCTTTTCTTTGCTTCGGAAATGATCTGCTTTGCCTTTTCCTCAGCTTCCCTTATAATGGCATCAGCTTTCTTTTTTGCCTCTTCCAGTGAAGTACCCTCAAGTTGGTTTATGTAGTCATCGGCGGTCTGCTGTGCAGCTTCAAAAAGTCCGTTGAGCTTAGCCGAAATCTCTGCAAGAGAACCTGCATTGCTCATTTTATATTCTTTATCTTTAAGC
Coding sequences:
- the lepB gene encoding signal peptidase I, whose protein sequence is MPSVEQVENELKNIRYRKKFRSTLFSTVSILIVVAAFAVLVSTLFFPVVQVAGSSMEPTLKEGDVLILIKSDNVSYGQMCCVSWQNKSLLKRVVGLSGDVIDMDSDGNVYVNGELLDEPYVEKKELGRCEIEFPYQVPEDKIFILGDQRESSVDSRSSAIGCIGKDQIVGKVLFKVWTKE
- a CDS encoding DivIVA domain-containing protein, translated to MTDKEFKHLKRSDLIYIIYEYQKKQEELLKENEALIQKLKDKEYKMSNAGSLAEISAKLNGLFEAAQQTADDYINQLEGTSLEEAKKKADAIIREAEEKAKQIISEAKKSSVNNDNKY